The following are from one region of the Canis lupus familiaris isolate Mischka breed German Shepherd chromosome 30, alternate assembly UU_Cfam_GSD_1.0, whole genome shotgun sequence genome:
- the LOC119866853 gene encoding uncharacterized protein LOC119866853, translated as MRVTAKQRAARVANPSKKTNSSWAVGLAWHRGWNLPVPGAPGRSEAWGRRASPRGPCHLEALVTGQAPTAPRARGPYLYSGALLLLPPNWATHNACLGTEYLTEVRAAHVPLSSARASLPRGASDTTGHGQHLLNSLSTPICSSPTRPVLPVSGGLHCLPQNPSQKPAGQASYCPSLRPLITSMTRCLWLHVHLPASPGSSRTIPSAPLSPLRLAGKGLAAHFACLTPSNGSKSQK; from the exons GTGGCAAATCCCTCTAAGAAAACCAACAGCTCCTGGGCTGTGGGGCTGGCCTGGCACAGAGGCTGGAATCTTCCTGTCCCTGGAGCACCTGGTCGCAGCGAGGCGTGGGGGAGGCGGGCGAGCCCCAGGGGACCCTGCCACCTGGAGGCCCTGGTCACTGGACAGGCTCCGACAGCTCCCCGCGCTCGGGGTCCTTATCTATACAGCGGAGCG CTTCTGCTCCTGCCACCCAACTGGGCCACACACAATGCTTGTCTGGGGACAGAGTATCTCACAGAGGTCAGAGCAGCTCATGTGCCTCTAAGCTCAG CACGGGCTTCCCTTCCCAGAGGAGCCTCTGACACAACAGGACATGGGCAGCACCTTTTAAACTCACTGTCCACTCCCATCTGCTCCTCACCTACTCGGCCTGTGTTACCTGTGTCAGGAGGGCTTCACTGTCTACCCCAGAACCCGAGCCAGAAACCTGCAGGCCAGGCTAGCTACTGCCCTTCCCTAAGGCCTCTCATCACCTCAATGACCAGATGCCTGTGGTTGCATGTGCacctcccagcctctcctgggAGCTCCAGGACCATTCCTTCtgcccccctcagccccctccgGCTGGCTGGGAAGGGCCTGGCTGCTCACTTTGCCTGTCTCACACCTTCGAATGGATCTAAATCACAAAAGTGA